In the Candidatus Tanganyikabacteria bacterium genome, one interval contains:
- a CDS encoding HEPN domain-containing protein: MSPEADQWWPRALEALESAKLSADVAPNSSASRAYYAAFSAVQAYLANAGIEVWKHRAVQEFVHRNLVKSGVWPKERGTDFEELLHWRAVGDYVARPILVTPEKAAQLIAAAERIIEAVKALVPVDVGPDG, encoded by the coding sequence GTGAGCCCGGAAGCCGACCAGTGGTGGCCGAGGGCGCTCGAGGCTCTGGAGTCCGCGAAGCTTTCGGCCGACGTTGCGCCCAATTCCTCCGCATCCCGCGCCTATTACGCCGCGTTCTCGGCCGTCCAGGCGTATCTTGCGAACGCAGGGATCGAAGTGTGGAAGCATCGGGCGGTCCAGGAGTTCGTCCACCGGAACCTCGTGAAGTCCGGCGTCTGGCCAAAAGAGAGGGGAACCGATTTCGAGGAGCTACTCCACTGGCGAGCCGTCGGCGACTACGTTGCCAGACCGATCCTCGTGACGCCAGAAAAGGCCGCGCAACTCATCGCCGCGGCAGAGCGGATCATCGAGGCCGTCAAGGCGCTTGTGCCGGTGGACGTTGGACCCGACGGCTGA